ATAGACCTTCTTCACATCCTCAGTGTTTACCTCGGTGGCCTTGCGACGACGACACACCAAATTGGCGGTGGTAATCAATTGGATGGCATAACGCAAACTTGTGTCAGTGGCGATGCGCGTGAGAATGGTCAAGGCATCGGGATGCATGATGCAGTCCTCCTCTTCGCAGCGTATCTTCAAGATCTCCTTGACCTCCTTTTCCGAATAGGGAACAGTGCGTATAATAATCATGCGATCCAACAGATCAATGGGAATGCCATGCGGACTGCGATAGTTGGTGCCACGAATGCGTGTGATGCCACGATTGGTAGCCATCACCACAACCGGTGCCATATCGGACTCGAGGGCACGATTCAGAAACGAGAAGCACTCGATATCCAGCATGTGCACCTCATCGATAAAGAGTACTCCCGGATTGATCTCTGCTTTGCCCTCCTCACGCCATTCCAAGACCTTGTTGTTGATCTGATCACGCACCTCCTGCTTGATCTCGCCGGTGTCACCAGAGAACAAGGCGAGGAAACCGTGAGTGCGACTATTGATCACATCGATCTCGTGTAGTGTTACTGTATGCACCACTTCCTTGCGCTTCTGCAGCTCCCCCTCGGGACACTGAACGAAGCGTGTCTGTGCACCAGTTGCATCATAGTCACGGGCACGCGTGAAGCTTCTTCCCAGCTTATTCACCTTGCCGGAGGCTTTGTCAATGGTGATGACATCGCCCGCCTGAATCTTTTCTTTCATGAAGCACTCGATAATCTTGTTGCCCAGATCGTAATTGGTTTCCATTTCGGTAGTTTTCAGGGTCACCTTGCCCACCTTCTGTCCAGTGCCAGTTGCGGGACGTTCGATTTGTATTTCGACGACTTCACCCTCGATAATCTCGGTCTCCTCTTTAATGCGGACGCCAATGCTTTTGCGCAGAGCCTGCGACAGAGCCTCCGTTTTGCTCATCTCCAGCGAATAGATCTCCGAGCCAGACATGCTTGTGAAAGGCGTTTCAGTGCCCAAAGCCTGGGCCATgccaacagcaatagcagttTTTCCGGTGCTCGGCTCGCCGGCGAGCAAAATACAGCGTCCAGCGATTTTGCCCTCACGCACCATTTGCACAACAACGCCTGCGGCACGACGTGCGTCCTTCTGACCAACCATGCCCTGGGAGACGGCGCGTGCTTCGAGCACATCATCGAGTCCCAGACCTCGAATGTGAGAATGGGCGCCAATGCGTTCGATGCGAGTTATGTCGCGCACCTCAATTTTCTCTGTTTCGCCCATATTTATTGAGTATACAAACTATTTTATTAGGTACAAATTATAGTTTTCCTTGTTCGTTGACGACTGGACTCGATTTATTTGTATGgattcaacaaaataaatgaaatttctattgctgttgctcggCGACGAAAAACAAACGCCGGCTAGATGAGATTTACATGTGTTTCGTTATCGATACTATCGATGAAGCTATCTATGTGTTCACAATTGCAAGCATCGATAAGTCTGCCTAAGTATCGATAATTCGAAAGAGCTATTTTGAGAACAAAAATTACTCACATTTTAGAAATGGcgtttaaaaaaatttatttttttttatataatttcgaatatatttatcatttaattatatttaaatttttttatgaattaagAATAAAGTTTGATTGATGGTTGCTTATATAACTGCTATCGAGATTACTGTTTATCGAGTAGAAGTACTTACTTTTGTGccgtttcattttatttaaaaaaaaatgcaatttgtgattgttttttgtttcggCTAAAACGTTTTGAcggcagtgtgtgtgttgtttttattacatattaaatattaattacaatttcaatttgtgcacGAATAGTAAAATGGAGGGTATCTCTAAAATTAATTAGCAAAAACTTAAATGCTTAAAGAACGTGCTTCAAATGTAAGCAAAGCAGGTTAGTGATTAACTTTAACTGTTAAAGTGTTGAGTCCTCACCGGAACTCCTAGCACTTGCTGTTCGCCGGCGCCTTAGGCCGACAGATCTTACTGCGTCCATTGGCACCATAGACAATGTTGCAAGAGAATGTGAAATAGCCGCACGTCGACGACTTTGTGTAATATGTGGACTGGAAGTTTTTATTCTCCTGAGGCGGATTCTTTGAGTTATCCATGCTGCCAGTCACCGACTTGGTGACAGTTACATAACTGTCGGGGGCGCGTGGCTTTTGGGCGACAACATCAGTTGGCTTGGCATCCTCCTCCTCGAGACTGATGTTAACCTTCTTAGGCTTATGCAACTCTAAAGCTTTTGTGTGAAACTTTTTCTCTACGTTAACGGTACCGCGGAAGCCGCTTGGAACCGTTTCGGTGGTGGTACGGGTGGGATAAGTGTTGACACGACCATTTTGATTCTGAATCACTTTGTATGCGTCTGTAGGCGAATTCGGCACAGCCGcctgttgcttttgtgtggGTGAGGATTGAGAATAGGTTAAAGTTGGTGCTGGAGCTGATGCTGATGGAGCTGGCTGCTGATCCTTCGTTTGACTAGCAGATGCGGGATAGTCTTCCAGCTTAATCGGCTTAGCAGGCTCAGTGTAGTAGTCATCTTCATCGTATTCATCTTCGGGCAGCTCACCTTCATCTACTTCTTCGTTCTCGGTTAATGAAGGCTCGGGCTGACTGGTCTTGTCATCTTGTTCCTTGCTCGTTTTAGTGGATTTTAGCTGTAGTTCGGGAATCCTATCGGATTCCGATGTAAGCGATGGGCCACTGTAGACGGCGTCAACGCGATCGGTCACACTgcaagcaaatttaaaataataacacatAAATATGGCAGACATGGACGTCAATTGATTAATACTTACGCAGTGCCAGGGTTGCCAAACTGGCTGATTGTATTGAAAAGCTCTCTATTCTGCTCGCGATAAGTGGCAACCTGTTCTTTTGTGCCTGATGCAGATTGAGCAGCACCATGGTATGATACACCAAAGctacaaagttataaatacAACTTATATAGATTGTTACATATTAGACGTCAGTTGCTTTTACCTAGACGTGCCGTGTATTTGCGATTGACTCTGTCCAGAGTGAGCACCCGATTGTGCTGATGCTTGGCCACCACCCTGGGCAGCTGCTCCGTTGTTATCCTGACCTGGTCGGAAACCGATTTGCGCCTGCGAAGAAGTTTGACCAGGTCCACTGGATTGAGCATCAGCTAATCCGCCCTTATCGTTGGCCTGCACTTCGCTCTGGCTTTGGTGTATGAGACCTCCGCTCTGAGAAGACGCTTTGGTACCTCCATCCTTGTTATTAAGTTGGACTTGAGCTTGTGATTGTGAAGGACCTCCTGAGCCTTGTGACTGACTCATTGCCCCATCAGCGTTTCCTGTAACTTGTGCGCTGGCTGAACGATCGCCATCGGAAGTCATTGCGTTTGCACTGAACGAACTTCCCTTCGAGTAGGTGCCAGACACTTGCGTATTGGCTGTACCTCCATTCTTCTTGCCTTGTGCACTGGCCGATGCTTGACCATCTCCAATTACTGACTCGGCCTGTGAGAAAGCGTCATCCACTCCACCAGAACCTGTTAAGTTTCAAAATTAGAAAATCGAGTTATACTTTGGTAATCTAAAACATACCAGACGCTCCGCTTGGAAGAAGACCAGTCGCTCCGCTATATCCTGCACCACCAGGGGTACCTAAAAAACGTTAAATTGAGGCTATTGTATCGAACTCAATTATTTCGGACTTACCAACGCCATTAATAGAAGGTAAACCAACTCCAGGACCAGTTGTGTAACGTCCAGGAGCTCCAATTTGGCTACCCCCAACACCTGGTTGTCCTATGCCACCTCCAGGTTGTACTCCTGCAATACCAGGCTGAGTTCCATAACCTGGCTGTCCTACTCCAGTTCCGGGTTGACCTCCGCCAATTCCAGGCTGTCCACCAACACCAGGTTGTGTTCCATAACCAGGCTGTCCTACTCCTGTTCCTGGTTGACCTCCACCAATTCCAGGCTGTCCAGCAATACCGGATTGAGTACCATAACCAGGCTGTCCAACTCCAGTTCCGGGTTGACCTCCGCCAATCCCAGGTTGTCCACCAACACCAGGTTGAATTCCATATCCAGGCTGTCCACCAATACCGGGTTGAGTACCATAACCAGGCTGTCCAACTCCAGTTCCGGGTTGACCTCCGCCAATTCCAGGCTGTCCACCAATACCGGGTTGAGTTCCATAACCTTGCTGTCCTACTCCTGTTCCTGATTGACCTCCACCAATTCCAGGCTGTCCACCAATACCGGGTTGAGTACCATAACCAGGCTGTCCAACTCCAGTTCCGGGTTGACCTCCGCCAATTCCAGATTGTCCACCAACACCAGGTTGAATTCCATATCCAGGCTGTCCACCAATACCGGGTTGAGTACCATAACCAGGCTGTCCAACTCCAGTTCCGGGTTGACCTCCGCCAAATCCAGGCTGTCCACCAACACCAGGTTGTGTTCCATAACCAGGCTGTCCTTGTCCAGTTCCTGGTTGACCTCCGCCAATTCCAGGCTGTCCACCAACGCCGGGTTGAGTTCCATAACCAGGCTGTCCTACTCCTGTTCCTGGTTGACCTCCACCAATTCCAGGCTGTCCACCAATACCGGGTTGAGTTCCATATCCAGGCTGTCCTTGTCCAGTTCCTGGTTGACCTCCCCCAATACCTGGCTGTCCACCAATACCGGGTTGTGCTCCATAACCAGGCTGTCCACCGGGTTGAGTTCCATAACCAGGCTGTCCTACTCCAGTGCCTGGTTGACCTCCGCCAATTCCAGGCTGTCCACCAATACCGGGCTGAGTTCCATAACCTTGCTGTCCTACTCCAGTTCCGGGTTGACTTCCGCCAATTCCAGGCTGTCCACCAACCCCAGGTTGTGTTCCATAACCAGGCTGTCCTTTTCCAGTTCCTGGTTGACCTCCGCCAATTCCAGGCTGTCCACCAACACCGGGTTGAGTTCCATAACCAGGCTGTCCTACTCCTGTTCCTGGTTGACCTCCACCAATTCCAGGCTGTCCACCAATACCGGGTTGAGTTCCATAACCAGGCTGTCTTTGTCCAGTTCCTGGTTGACCTCCCCCAATAACTGTCTGTCCACCAACACCGGGTTGTGTTCCATAACCAGGCTGTCCACCAGGTTGAGTTCCATATCCAGGCTGTCCTACTCCAGTTCCTGGTTGACCTCCGCCAATTCCAGGCTGCCCACTAATACCGGGTTGGGTTCCATAACCTTGCTGTCCTACTCCAGTTCCGGGTTGACCTCCTCCAATTCCAGGCTGTCCACCAGTACCGGGTTGAGTTCCATAACCAGGGTAAACTAATCCTGGTTGACCGCCTCCAATTCCAGGCTGTCCACTAACACCAGGTTGAGTTCCATAACCAGGTTGTCCTACCCCTGTTCCTGGTTGACCTCCTCCAATTCCAGGCTGTCCACCACTACCGGGTTGAGTTCCATATCCAGGGTAAACTAATCCTGGTTGGCCTCCTCCAATTCCAGGCTGTCCACCACTACTGGGTTGAGTTCCATAACCAGGGTAAACTAATCCTGGTTGACCGCCTCCAATTCCAGGCTGTCCACTAACACCAGGTTGAGTTCCATAACCAGGTTGTCCTACCCCTGTTCCGGGTTGACCTCCTCCAATTCCAGGCTGTCCACCACTACCGGGTTGAGTTCCATATCCAGGGTAAACTAATCCTGGTTGACCGCCTCCAACTCCAGGCTGTCCACTAACACCAGGTTGAGTTCCATAACCAGGTTGTCCTACCCCTGTTCCGGGTTGACCTCCGCCAATTCCAGGCTGTCCACTAACACCAGGTTGAGTTCCATACCCTGGTTGTCCTACTCCTGTTCCTGGTTGAACTCCACTGATTCCAGGCTGGCCAGCGGTTCCTGGCTGAGTTCCATAGCCAGGTTGCCCCCCAAATCCAGTTTGACTTCCATAAGCAGGTCCTGTGGCAGGTTGATCTCCACGAGTTCCAGAATATCCGCCGGTACCGGGTTGAGCACCGTATCCAGGTTGGCCTGCGCCTGATCCAGGCTGAGTTCCATAACTAGGTTGACCTGCTCCTGATCCAGGTTGAGTTCCATAACCAGCAGTACCACCAACTCCTGGCTGAGTTCCATAACCGGGCTGACCTGCGCCTGATCCAGGTTGAGTTCCATAACCGGCAGTACCACTTACACCTGGTTGAGTTCCATAACCAGGTTGGCCTGCTCCTGATCCAGGCTGAGTTCCATAACCAGGTTGACCTGCTCCTGATCCAGGTTGAGTTCCATAACCAGTAGTACCACTAACTCCTGGTTGAGTTCCATAACCGGGCTGACCTGCGCCTGATCCAGGTTGAGTTCCATAACCGGCAGTACCACTTACTCCTGGTTGAGTTCCATAACCAGGTTGGCCTGCTCCTGATCCAGGCTGAGTTCCATAACCAGGTTGACCTGCTCCTGATCCAGGTTGAGTTCCATAACCAGCAGTACCACCTACTCCAGGTTGAGTTCCATAACTAGGTTGGCCTGCGCCTGATCCAGGTTGAGTTCCATAACCAGCAGTACCACTAACTCCTGGCTGAGTTCCATAACCGGGCTGAACTGCGCCTGATCCAGGTTGAGTTCCATAACCGGCAGTACCACTTACTCCTGGTTGAGTTCCATAACCAGGTTGGCCTGCTCCTGATCCAGGCTGAGTTCCATAACCAGGTTGACCTGCTCCTGATCCAGGTTGAGTACCATAGCCAGCAGTACCACCTACTCCTGGTTGAGTTCCATAACCAGGTTGACCTGAGCCTGATCCAGGTTGAGTTCCATAACCACCGGTACCACTTACTCCAGGCTGTCCACTTACTCCTGGCTGAGCTCCATATCCTGGCTGACCTGCTCCTGCTCCCGGTTGAGTTCCAGCAACACCAGTACCACCAACTCCTGGCTGAGCTCCATAACCAGGTTGGCCGGCGATTGAACCAGGTTGAGTTCCTACGCCAGGCTGTCCGCTTACTCCTGGCTGAGATCCATATCCAGGCTGACCTGTACTTGATCCCGGTTGAGTGCCATAACCAGTAGTACCTTCCACTCCAGGTTGACCGCTGACTCCTGGTTGCGTTCCGTATCCAGGTTGTCCACTTCCTCCTTGGGTTCCATACCCAGGTGGCCCTCCTGGCTGACCTGTTCCTGATTGTGTTCCAGGTTGGCTAACTGTACCTCCTACACCAGGTTGGCCACTTGGTTGACCTCCAGCAGGTCCTCCACCGATTCCAATTTGCTGGGTGCCTGCACCACCAAGTTGTCCTCCAGGTCCAGGTTGGCCGCCGATGCCGGGTTGTCCACCAATTCCGGACAGACTACCAACACCGGGTTGTCCAGCGCTACCGGTTTGACCACCAGTTTGTCCATATCCGGGCTGAGTTCCAATACCGCCTGGTTGTTGTCCATAGCCGGTTCCTGGACAGATACAATACAAATTGGACTTCTGACTTGTATCTTCTGCTTCCCAATTGATAACTTACCAGTGCCAGGAAGACTTATGATAGCATCGGGTCTACCAGAGAGGCCAGGACCACTCGGATATAGAGATGAGCCGCCAGTACCTGCTATGCCACTGGCACTGGGATATCCAGAACATTCACTGCAATCTCCTGAAGAAAACTGACTCTGTGCTTGTCCCATGCCATGACTTCCAGCTGAATAAGTTATGACTCGGTGACTAagaatttgttaatattttatttcttttactcACAAACAGTTGAACGAGACCCATTTTCATTAGCTTCCGCCTCCGCCTTGCCATCCTCTTCGGGCTTACCGAAGTTTAAGTACTGAGACTGTGTTTGTCCCCGAACACTGCGTAAGTAATATGCAAGATTAGCCTGATTTGATCAACATTTAACAATCAACTTACTATCTTTTGGTTCTCTCTAAATCAGTCAGGGGAGTCAgctcagcatcatcatcaacagatGATTGATCCTACAGTAGATACGAGTAAAGTTCAATGTTAATGACAGCTTAATCATAATCTCATTCCCTGTCGATATTTCAAAAACTGACCTTGGTCACAAATCTCTTATCACGCTTTATTAGGCATTGAACTACTTTACTTTCCGGAATGagtttgtaattaaaagttctcactcatacacacacaaaaacacacaattaATTGTTGACAATTTGGACACTTACTATGGCCGCTCCATTTGTGTATGCTATGAGAAGCACCACACCAATCAGCATGCCCCATCGAAAGGGCAACATTTCAGTAAATCTAATTTCGATCCAATGAAAACGCGTTCTCGAAGGCACAACCAGCAAACTGCGAATTGAAATTAAGTTGAATTGTATTATCaacatatattttcttgattatatattttttttagtgttaGTCTTATTAGCGgtcgtttttttcttcaactATTTGCTGTCTCGTTGCTCTTCGCAGTGTCTGTCACAAGGGGTTATCACTAAAGACACTTTATTGAAATGAGCGCACtgatgccaaaaaaaaaaatacattaaaaatgaaactaCAAAACTATGCTCGATCTTGAGCCCGATTTTAACATTATACATGACGTAATTCCATGTGCCAATTTTTCAATGCTTTTTGAACATGCGTGTTTAATAAAGTTTTAGATTTATGTGCCCATTTCAGTAGCAGTAGTATTGATGTGATTTTGAAATCTACACAATTTTATTCAGTTTTCTCTTTACAAATACACTAAAATTACTTTAGATCAGTGTTGGAATTATTCACAAATTGCATCACACTTGTATTTTTCCgttataacatttatttagaaatCATCACAAATTTGTTCGggtgattttattttaaaaggaatttaaatcaatgttgtaattattcataaattgattcacactttcacttttcaatTATAACATAACCTCGAAATGTCgactttaaaaattaaattttttttcctttttgtttcgAAATCATTTAACTTGGGCGGCACTAGTTTAAATATCctttttatatcatttttgaTAAGTTTATCTTAGCTAAAGACACCAATACTTTTaatcttttgtttataaaatatttgtttatattaagaTTTGGAAAATCTTTTTGATGGTAATATATCCTTGATAgtgattttttaaatataaatgttccACAATCAGTTCCACATTGGCACATACTTCTTCGCCTTGCGTATAGGATCCAAGTGATAGTTCCGATCTGCAGCCGAACGCGACAACTGCCGGATTGCGAATAACGTAACGTCGCCAGACGTTGGCAACGTAAAGTTCTCGAGCTGGAGCTCGATTCATTGAAGGCAAGCGATTTCAATACATTTGCATGTGTTggtttgaatatatttatgtaggattcacacactcagacaTTGATAGACTCTAATCGTAAttcacatacaaacatatatacacattcaTTCGTTTAGAGACGAAGCACTTAAAGCTATGGCTCGTCATTCATTTGAGTCTATCTTGTGCCTATTCCATTACATATCAACACTTTGATCGTGTCAATCGATCACTTGGCTTGGGGCGCTTCATTGCAAGCGTCTTCGTCTGCGTCTGCGACTGCGTTACAACATCGTCGTCGCAGATGGGGGAGACTTTTGACCCATTTTAGGGAAATGCGTGGCCATTTATTAGCATATAAAGATACGCAATTGTGTATCTCTCAGATACATTTACACATCCATCCACTTCGTATTGCATTTTCAAGTGTGTCCCCGCGTCCGGCtcattaaatatgcatgtcTGGCTTCATATTCATAGGCATGTTGCAATTGTCGTACGTCCAATGACTTGTAGTTGTGGGACACTTGGTTCTATAAGAGCACTCCacatatgttttgttttgaaacCCTTAATCGAATTTCAACGGAAGTAATTTGCACTTGATAACCTCTGCGCCTCCTGGTGCAGAATCGTCATATCTATTTTTAGTTCAAAACTAGCTTTGTTTAAGTCTAAACAGTCCAATGTTAAACTcggattttttttcttatcgCCTCGCTTAAGTTGTTCCaacatttttgtcttttttcattttttgtatattctatTCCGAGTATTGAActgtacatttgtatgtaacatacatacaaatatttaaaggcTTGAGCGTTTTCTGAGATTGTTTCAAGGCTacgcatatttttaattaaaaaccacGCTCTGAGAGCCAACCTAGTTTGATTAGatcaacaaaaagcaaacttttcattaataacaaattgccTAGGcctatgaaaataaatttgcatgtaCCAAAAAATCTATTTAGACCATctatgaatataaattgaaaaatttgtcCAGCTTCGAGTGAACACTAAATAAAAACGGGAGTAATAAAGTGTTATTGCGACCCTGGATTTATTAGGGGCAAGTGTCCtgatcatt
This is a stretch of genomic DNA from Drosophila albomicans strain 15112-1751.03 chromosome 3, ASM965048v2, whole genome shotgun sequence. It encodes these proteins:
- the LOC117570915 gene encoding collagen alpha-1(IV) chain isoform X3, whose amino-acid sequence is MLPFRWGMLIGVVLLIAYTNGAAIDQSSVDDDAELTPLTDLERTKRYVRGQTQSQYLNFGKPEEDGKAEAEANENGSRSTVSGSHGMGQAQSQFSSGDCSECSGYPSASGIAGTGGSSLYPSGPGLSGRPDAIISLPGTGTGYGQQPGGIGTQPGYGQTGGQTGSAGQPGVGSLSGIGGQPGIGGQPGPGGQLGGAGTQQIGIGGGPAGGQPSGQPGVGGTVSQPGTQSGTGQPGGPPGYGTQGGSGQPGYGTQPGVSGQPGVEGTTGYGTQPGSSTGQPGYGSQPGVSGQPGVGTQPGSIAGQPGYGAQPGVGGTGVAGTQPGAGAGQPGYGAQPGVSGQPGVSGTGGYGTQPGSGSGQPGYGTQPGVGGTAGYGTQPGSGAGQPGYGTQPGSGAGQPGYGTQPGVSGTAGYGTQPGSGAVQPGYGTQPGVSGTAGYGTQPGSGAGQPSYGTQPGVGGTAGYGTQPGSGAGQPGYGTQPGSGAGQPGYGTQPGVSGTAGYGTQPGSGAGQPGYGTQPGVSGTTGYGTQPGSGAGQPGYGTQPGSGAGQPGYGTQPGVSGTAGYGTQPGSGAGQPGYGTQPGVGGTAGYGTQPGSGAGQPSYGTQPGSGAGQPGYGAQPGTGGYSGTRGDQPATGPAYGSQTGFGGQPGYGTQPGTAGQPGISGVQPGTGVGQPGYGTQPGVSGQPGIGGGQPGTGVGQPGYGTQPGVSGQPGVGGGQPGLVYPGYGTQPGSGGQPGIGGGQPGTGVGQPGYGTQPGVSGQPGIGGGQPGLVYPGYGTQPSSGGQPGIGGGQPGLVYPGYGTQPGSGGQPGIGGGQPGTGVGQQGYGTQPGISGQPGIGGGQPGTGVGQPGYGTQPGGQPGYGTQPGVGGQTVIGGGQPGTGQRQPGYGTQPGIGGQPGIGGGQPGTGVGQPGYGTQPGVGGQPGIGGGQPGTGKGQPGYGTQPGVGGQPGIGGSQPGTGVGQQGYGTQPGIGGQPGIGGGQPGTGVGQPGYGTQPGGQPGYGAQPGIGGQPGIGGGQPGTGQGQPGYGTQPGIGGQPGIGGGQPGTGVGQPGYGTQPGVGGQPGIGGGQPGTGQGQPGYGTQPGVGGQPGFGGGQPGTGVGQPGYGTQPGIGGQPGYGIQPGVGGQSGIGGGQPGTGVGQPGYGTQPGIGGQPGIGGGQSGTGVGQQGYGTQPGIGGQPGIGGGQPGTGVGQPGYGTQPGIGGQPGYGIQPGVGGQPGIGGGQPGTGVGQPGYGTQSGIAGQPGIGGGQPGTGVGQPGYGTQPGVGGQPGIGGGQPGTGVGQPGYGTQPGIAGVQPGGGIGQPGVGGSQIGAPGRYTTGPGVGLPSINGVGTPGGAGYSGATGLLPSGASGSGGVDDAFSQAESVIGDGQASASAQGKKNGGTANTQVSGTYSKGSSFSANAMTSDGDRSASAQVTGNADGAMSQSQGSGGPSQSQAQVQLNNKDGGTKASSQSGGLIHQSQSEVQANDKGGLADAQSSGPGQTSSQAQIGFRPGQDNNGAAAQGGGQASAQSGAHSGQSQSQIHGTSSFGVSYHGAAQSASGTKEQVATYREQNRELFNTISQFGNPGTAVTDRVDAVYSGPSLTSESDRIPELQLKSTKTSKEQDDKTSQPEPSLTENEEVDEGELPEDEYDEDDYYTEPAKPIKLEDYPASASQTKDQQPAPSASAPAPTLTYSQSSPTQKQQAAVPNSPTDAYKVIQNQNGRVNTYPTRTTTETVPSGFRGTVNVEKKFHTKALELHKPKKVNISLEEEDAKPTDVVAQKPRAPDSYVTVTKSVTGSMDNSKNPPQENKNFQSTYYTKSSTCGYFTFSCNIVYGANGRSKICRPKAPANSKC
- the LOC117570915 gene encoding collagen alpha-1(IV) chain isoform X2, yielding MLPFRWGMLIGVVLLIAYTNGAAIDQSSVDDDAELTPLTDLERTKRYVRGQTQSQYLNFGKPEEDGKAEAEANENGSRSTVSGSHGMGQAQSQFSSGDCSECSGYPSASGIAGTGGSSLYPSGPGLSGRPDAIISLPGTGTGYGQQPGGIGTQPGYGQTGGQTGSAGQPGVGSLSGIGGQPGIGGQPGPGGQLGGAGTQQIGIGGGPAGGQPSGQPGVGGTVSQPGTQSGTGQPGGPPGYGTQGGSGQPGYGTQPGVSGQPGVEGTTGYGTQPGSSTGQPGYGSQPGVSGQPGVGTQPGSIAGQPGYGAQPGVGGTGVAGTQPGAGAGQPGYGAQPGVSGQPGVSGTGGYGTQPGSGSGQPGYGTQPGVGGTAGYGTQPGSGAGQPGYGTQPGSGAGQPGYGTQPGVSGTAGYGTQPGSGAVQPGYGTQPGVSGTAGYGTQPGSGAGQPSYGTQPGVGGTAGYGTQPGSGAGQPGYGTQPGSGAGQPGYGTQPGVSGTAGYGTQPGSGAGQPGYGTQPGVSGTTGYGTQPGSGAGQPGYGTQPGSGAGQPGYGTQPGVSGTAGYGTQPGSGAGQPGYGTQPGVGGTAGYGTQPGSGAGQPSYGTQPGSGAGQPGYGAQPGTGGYSGTRGDQPATGPAYGSQTGFGGQPGYGTQPGTAGQPGISGVQPGTGVGQPGYGTQPGVSGQPGIGGGQPGTGVGQPGYGTQPGVSGQPGVGGGQPGLVYPGYGTQPGSGGQPGIGGGQPGTGVGQPGYGTQPGVSGQPGIGGGQPGTGVGQPGYGTQPGVSGQPGIGGGQPGLVYPGYGTQPGTGGQPGIGGGQPGTGVGQQGYGTQPGISGQPGIGGGQPGTGVGQPGYGTQPGGQPGYGTQPGVGGQTVIGGGQPGTGQRQPGYGTQPGIGGQPGIGGGQPGTGVGQPGYGTQPGVGGQPGIGGGQPGTGKGQPGYGTQPGVGGQPGIGGSQPGTGVGQQGYGTQPGIGGQPGIGGGQPGTGVGQPGYGTQPGGQPGYGAQPGIGGQPGIGGGQPGTGQGQPGYGTQPGIGGQPGIGGGQPGTGVGQPGYGTQPGVGGQPGIGGGQPGTGQGQPGYGTQPGVGGQPGFGGGQPGTGVGQPGYGTQPGIGGQPGYGIQPGVGGQSGIGGGQPGTGVGQPGYGTQPGIGGQPGIGGGQSGTGVGQQGYGTQPGIGGQPGIGGGQPGTGVGQPGYGTQPGIGGQPGYGIQPGVGGQPGIGGGQPGTGVGQPGYGTQSGIAGQPGIGGGQPGTGVGQPGYGTQPGVGGQPGIGGGQPGTGVGQPGYGTQPGIAGVQPGGGIGQPGVGGSQIGAPGRYTTGPGVGLPSINGVGTPGGAGYSGATGLLPSGASGSGGVDDAFSQAESVIGDGQASASAQGKKNGGTANTQVSGTYSKGSSFSANAMTSDGDRSASAQVTGNADGAMSQSQGSGGPSQSQAQVQLNNKDGGTKASSQSGGLIHQSQSEVQANDKGGLADAQSSGPGQTSSQAQIGFRPGQDNNGAAAQGGGQASAQSGAHSGQSQSQIHGTSSFGVSYHGAAQSASGTKEQVATYREQNRELFNTISQFGNPGTAVTDRVDAVYSGPSLTSESDRIPELQLKSTKTSKEQDDKTSQPEPSLTENEEVDEGELPEDEYDEDDYYTEPAKPIKLEDYPASASQTKDQQPAPSASAPAPTLTYSQSSPTQKQQAAVPNSPTDAYKVIQNQNGRVNTYPTRTTTETVPSGFRGTVNVEKKFHTKALELHKPKKVNISLEEEDAKPTDVVAQKPRAPDSYVTVTKSVTGSMDNSKNPPQENKNFQSTYYTKSSTCGYFTFSCNIVYGANGRSKICRPKAPANSKC